Proteins from one Legionella taurinensis genomic window:
- a CDS encoding cache domain-containing protein encodes MSIKLILRIIFFLTISLISMVVLAGQSERKIDEKNVINTVKQAKAYIQQYGKNKAISKFKKNSSLIFAIEFSGTVLASPIHPETVGTNQINFKDSSGALVVKQEIDKAIAGGGWLKGRYRKNHKTGQNECRRLYILPMKGNYLIGSWYYYAMTKKGKCLI; translated from the coding sequence ATGAGTATCAAATTGATCCTCCGTATTATTTTCTTTTTAACAATTAGCCTAATAAGTATGGTTGTTTTGGCTGGGCAAAGTGAAAGAAAAATAGATGAAAAAAATGTTATTAATACCGTTAAACAAGCAAAAGCTTATATCCAGCAATATGGAAAAAATAAAGCCATCAGTAAATTTAAAAAGAATTCTAGCCTTATTTTTGCAATTGAATTTAGTGGTACTGTTCTAGCCTCTCCAATCCATCCTGAAACAGTTGGAACTAATCAAATCAATTTTAAAGATTCATCTGGTGCTTTAGTAGTTAAACAAGAAATTGATAAGGCGATAGCAGGAGGGGGTTGGCTTAAGGGACGATATAGAAAAAATCATAAAACTGGTCAAAATGAATGTAGAAGACTTTATATTCTTCCAATGAAGGGCAATTATTTGATAGGTTCATGGTATTACTATGCGATGACCAAAAAGGGAAAATGTTTAATTTAA
- a CDS encoding TIGR03756 family integrating conjugative element protein, whose product MRINHSILLALFFGSTVLYAQESIKPPNPISSFGIATKVISKIFTNSHYKVIGSCTWAVGKLPPKLVPVPAVEQFLPDLIVTVANRPETNPWIEAKALFENPASQALYKQTYKLATGSDLGFGDDAGQINSMHLNDERTRIVDVIGSPAGLYRFPYLSHRPETRFGFPYYISEADAVSDRTEIAEIAYMATHPQLLFNHDIGSQADIWGHEIPRLMRVTQPSRFRASIVAAMHAADIVTNKNSLHVTQSTSNSCGPNCVVSNVIFDPKRKQVIWQEVYPKNRNINPTDTSDMGIEDDKAGNGNYVFVVWRKYRGCIHHEGKYIRALSFPKVGQPQKR is encoded by the coding sequence ATGAGGATTAACCATTCTATATTACTTGCATTGTTCTTTGGTTCCACAGTCCTGTATGCACAGGAAAGTATTAAACCACCTAATCCTATTAGTAGTTTTGGTATTGCAACCAAAGTTATTAGTAAAATATTTACCAATAGCCATTATAAAGTTATAGGCAGTTGCACTTGGGCGGTTGGCAAGTTGCCACCCAAACTGGTTCCTGTACCTGCAGTGGAACAGTTTCTTCCTGATTTAATAGTCACCGTTGCTAATAGACCTGAAACCAACCCATGGATAGAGGCTAAAGCTTTGTTTGAAAATCCTGCCAGTCAGGCGTTGTATAAACAAACTTATAAGTTGGCGACAGGTTCAGATTTGGGTTTTGGTGATGATGCAGGACAGATTAACTCAATGCACCTCAATGATGAGCGAACCAGAATCGTAGATGTGATAGGCAGTCCTGCTGGATTGTATCGTTTTCCTTACCTTTCGCACCGTCCCGAAACACGATTCGGATTTCCCTATTACATTAGTGAAGCTGATGCTGTATCTGATAGAACTGAAATAGCTGAAATTGCTTATATGGCTACTCATCCTCAATTACTGTTTAACCACGATATTGGCAGTCAGGCTGATATCTGGGGACATGAAATTCCACGATTAATGAGGGTAACTCAACCTTCACGATTTCGTGCATCAATTGTTGCTGCAATGCATGCTGCTGATATCGTTACCAATAAAAACAGTCTGCATGTCACTCAAAGTACCAGTAATTCTTGTGGTCCAAATTGTGTTGTTTCCAACGTGATTTTTGACCCAAAACGTAAGCAGGTAATTTGGCAGGAAGTCTATCCCAAGAATCGTAATATAAACCCCACTGACACAAGTGATATGGGCATAGAAGATGATAAAGCAGGAAATGGAAATTATGTCTTTGTGGTTTGGCGTAAATATCGTGGCTGTATTCATCATGAAGGAAAGTACATCCGCGCTCTATCATTCCCTAAAGTAGGCCAACCTCAAAAAAGATAG
- a CDS encoding integrating conjugative element protein, with translation MNKITIALICFLPTILFADSFMPNESDYYYKLGGSSNLYIPPVNNDQTITIGGNVDARLGFTCSGFNPVVSITNTFQDMKSSAMNIPGGIIDNLKGSVAGYPMYKLQQSMPALYNVLQNTASGALNEFAVKVKDCQDVKQTLEEGQSPMESMLSVSDSQGWLDAARRAKTENVDVTATAKNIAKKRDEYGLPWIGHEAGNAGGKYQRPIKVINDVVIAGYNILLNRKPLNNDKKADVITPMTQNWKTPKEAADWAVKVLGDIHVSASEDKNDKTKHDAKAGIGLSALLQSCDSSNTCTSNVAKALWKLVDKQWPLTEEKLKLVSASNLMITDEIIITIQRLPREEQILTVSKLAEQIAVQNMLDKALMMRKILQAGLQVQEVQNLKPALDMVRFALKKLDDDIHSLAFESEVRKKMMTETLTMLMDMRSNEIAKGLPGDDHEQSSVKNGAVYVKPQTNFKGD, from the coding sequence ATGAATAAAATAACAATTGCACTAATTTGTTTCCTCCCAACAATCTTATTTGCCGATTCATTTATGCCCAATGAGTCAGACTACTATTATAAATTGGGTGGTTCATCTAACTTGTACATACCTCCAGTTAATAACGATCAAACCATCACTATAGGAGGAAATGTTGATGCTCGTCTGGGTTTTACCTGTAGTGGCTTTAATCCCGTCGTATCTATCACCAATACTTTTCAGGATATGAAATCTTCAGCAATGAATATACCTGGTGGAATTATTGATAATTTGAAAGGCTCAGTAGCTGGTTACCCGATGTATAAGCTACAGCAATCCATGCCAGCTCTTTATAACGTTTTACAAAATACTGCTTCTGGTGCGTTGAATGAATTTGCCGTCAAAGTGAAAGATTGCCAGGACGTTAAACAGACTCTGGAAGAAGGTCAATCGCCTATGGAAAGTATGTTATCAGTTTCAGACAGTCAAGGTTGGCTAGATGCTGCTAGACGTGCAAAAACAGAAAATGTAGATGTTACTGCAACCGCCAAAAACATCGCAAAGAAAAGAGATGAATATGGCTTACCTTGGATTGGACATGAAGCAGGTAATGCAGGTGGTAAGTATCAAAGACCAATTAAAGTTATTAATGATGTGGTGATAGCTGGTTACAACATTCTATTAAACCGAAAACCCTTAAATAACGATAAAAAAGCTGATGTAATCACACCAATGACTCAGAACTGGAAAACCCCAAAGGAGGCTGCTGACTGGGCAGTAAAAGTTTTAGGAGATATTCATGTCAGCGCCAGTGAAGACAAAAACGATAAAACCAAACATGATGCCAAAGCAGGTATAGGATTATCTGCTTTATTGCAAAGCTGCGACAGTAGCAACACATGCACCTCTAATGTAGCCAAAGCACTGTGGAAATTGGTAGATAAACAATGGCCTTTGACTGAAGAAAAACTTAAGTTAGTCAGTGCATCTAATTTGATGATTACTGATGAAATTATCATCACCATTCAGCGTTTACCTCGTGAAGAACAAATACTCACGGTATCTAAACTAGCGGAGCAAATTGCTGTGCAAAACATGCTGGATAAGGCATTGATGATGCGCAAAATTCTTCAAGCTGGATTACAAGTACAAGAAGTACAAAACCTGAAACCTGCCTTGGATATGGTGCGGTTTGCATTAAAAAAGCTGGATGACGATATTCATTCATTGGCATTTGAAAGTGAAGTACGCAAAAAAATGATGACAGAAACTCTAACTATGTTAATGGACATGCGCTCCAATGAAATAGCCAAAGGTTTACCAGGTGATGATCATGAGCAATCAAGTGTGAAAAATGGAGCTGTGTATGTGAAACCCCAAACCAACTTCAAAGGAGATTGA
- a CDS encoding conjugative transfer ATPase — translation MKLLLNEASDWLLGSKSRSAITEKEVKKGYNNPHPSLPDQLAIVDFCDKQNLFLLNDGISIGSGFELASIPAEAASPAHLESVFNKIRDTFAAVVPLHKDDPWVMQMYVNDEYSLKPVLNHITNNLDPKIAQMSFTQDYLARLDDLFTKMVRPEGLFLDPKTDMPYRGRRRRVRVLFYRLYKQVQTTRDQALLEHQEVMAQIESKLKSPGLQLKRLTGKDYYQWWVRWFNPEPAMTNSNIDELLSHFPYPKEKQPTGYNLSQAIFFTPPESNEKGFVFDGYQHRILYVDGLREAPETGLLSREKPQANPKHRYALLDRLPEGAIYTIQVTFSNDDALDAHLMRLEKGIIGTSLKPQQVRDDIKTARDELSMGNRLFWVNQAIFYRAKTEEQAIQIEKDLKDLFIDAKMPLIPSSYDLHPINSYLNALPFNFVPTFARQYLRFDRLIYASELAALLPVYGRNQGARHLPCLTFFNRLGEPVLFDPLHTDFISQNSHMALFANSGGGKSVAAGWIINTLMATKNARIVLFEMGNSFDRFLTHCRAKGKSVKQLLLSNQKSKAVPLNPFCEAYKALDEISSNLSDEKAKHLAEKIMQLKEGLHEAANSAEQACNEESRNYLAELSLALRTMITEANDLEEKSFTLADETILIEVLSDAILTSFNANIPQMLTEHVLAAFARRMEKETVPRKKDRILDMHDRLKSYVINSNKSRFFNVPTEPLGDFDIFHVDVSAIKDDKGKLALVMVSLLPRILAMAEENQNNNRPTFLFFDEAHIQFQIPSVVTCALLVAKVARKLGLWLVPSTQNVADMNSEMATKILSLIETWILLGIDEKELVDVQKFKQLTPEQIALIRDIDSQKGLYAEAVLLGSRYQGLFRVIPTRYILALLLNEKAEKAERHALEEQYDVLKAAEIVASRLENKVRNQNDGGYFYED, via the coding sequence ATGAAGCTATTATTAAATGAAGCCAGCGATTGGTTGTTAGGTTCTAAATCCAGGAGTGCTATTACAGAGAAGGAAGTTAAAAAAGGGTATAACAATCCCCATCCTTCATTACCTGATCAACTCGCTATAGTCGATTTTTGTGATAAACAAAATCTGTTTTTGTTAAATGATGGAATCAGTATCGGCTCAGGATTCGAATTAGCCAGCATACCTGCAGAAGCCGCATCTCCTGCTCATCTGGAGTCCGTATTTAATAAAATTCGTGACACTTTTGCAGCAGTAGTTCCCTTACATAAAGACGATCCTTGGGTAATGCAAATGTATGTGAATGATGAGTACAGCTTAAAACCTGTTTTGAATCACATAACAAATAATCTTGACCCCAAAATCGCTCAAATGTCCTTTACTCAGGATTATCTGGCCAGACTCGATGATCTATTCACCAAGATGGTAAGACCAGAGGGATTATTTTTAGATCCAAAAACTGATATGCCTTATCGAGGCCGAAGAAGACGCGTTCGTGTTTTATTTTATCGCTTATACAAACAAGTTCAAACAACACGAGATCAGGCATTGCTGGAACATCAGGAAGTGATGGCGCAGATTGAAAGCAAGTTAAAATCACCAGGCCTACAACTGAAAAGACTAACAGGTAAGGACTATTATCAATGGTGGGTACGCTGGTTTAATCCTGAACCTGCAATGACTAATAGCAATATTGATGAATTACTCAGTCACTTTCCCTACCCTAAAGAAAAACAACCCACTGGATACAATCTAAGTCAGGCTATATTTTTTACCCCACCTGAAAGTAATGAAAAAGGGTTTGTATTTGATGGTTATCAACATCGAATATTATATGTAGATGGCTTAAGAGAAGCGCCTGAAACAGGTTTGTTATCTCGTGAAAAACCTCAAGCAAATCCCAAACATCGTTATGCATTATTAGACAGATTACCAGAGGGAGCAATCTACACAATTCAGGTCACTTTTAGTAATGATGACGCTCTTGATGCTCATTTAATGCGACTTGAAAAAGGAATCATTGGTACCAGTTTAAAACCGCAACAGGTCAGAGATGATATTAAAACTGCCCGAGATGAATTATCAATGGGTAACAGACTATTTTGGGTTAATCAGGCAATATTCTATCGTGCAAAAACTGAAGAACAGGCAATCCAAATTGAAAAAGACCTAAAGGACTTGTTCATTGATGCCAAAATGCCTTTAATACCTTCCAGTTATGATCTTCACCCAATCAACAGTTACCTTAATGCATTACCCTTTAATTTTGTGCCCACTTTTGCACGTCAGTATTTACGATTTGACCGTTTAATCTATGCCTCAGAGTTAGCGGCTTTACTTCCAGTCTATGGTCGTAATCAAGGTGCGCGACATTTGCCTTGCCTTACGTTTTTTAATCGTCTGGGTGAGCCGGTATTGTTTGATCCATTACACACTGACTTTATTAGCCAAAATTCCCATATGGCGCTTTTTGCTAACTCAGGCGGAGGAAAGTCTGTAGCAGCGGGATGGATAATTAATACACTAATGGCCACTAAAAATGCACGTATAGTGCTGTTTGAGATGGGTAATTCTTTTGACCGTTTTCTCACCCATTGCCGAGCTAAGGGAAAAAGTGTCAAACAATTATTATTAAGCAATCAAAAAAGCAAAGCAGTTCCATTAAATCCATTTTGTGAAGCCTACAAAGCACTTGATGAAATCAGTAGTAATTTAAGTGATGAAAAAGCCAAACACTTGGCCGAAAAAATAATGCAATTGAAAGAAGGATTACATGAGGCTGCAAATTCTGCTGAGCAGGCTTGTAACGAAGAATCACGTAACTATTTGGCTGAGTTGTCACTTGCTTTGCGTACCATGATTACTGAGGCTAATGATTTAGAAGAAAAAAGCTTCACTCTAGCTGATGAAACCATACTAATTGAAGTCTTAAGTGATGCCATATTAACTTCCTTCAATGCCAATATTCCGCAGATGCTAACTGAACATGTATTAGCTGCCTTTGCCAGAAGAATGGAAAAAGAGACAGTTCCTCGCAAAAAAGATCGTATTTTAGATATGCATGACCGATTAAAAAGTTATGTAATTAATAGCAATAAATCACGCTTTTTTAATGTACCAACAGAACCTTTGGGTGATTTTGATATTTTCCATGTCGATGTGTCAGCTATTAAAGATGATAAAGGGAAATTGGCTTTGGTTATGGTATCGCTCTTACCACGAATTCTTGCTATGGCTGAAGAAAACCAAAATAATAATCGCCCGACTTTTCTCTTTTTTGACGAAGCTCATATCCAGTTTCAAATTCCATCTGTGGTCACATGCGCACTGCTTGTAGCTAAAGTTGCACGTAAACTGGGCTTGTGGCTGGTTCCCAGTACTCAAAATGTCGCTGACATGAATTCTGAAATGGCCACCAAGATTTTATCACTGATTGAAACATGGATTTTATTAGGCATTGATGAAAAGGAACTGGTTGATGTCCAAAAATTCAAACAATTAACTCCTGAGCAAATAGCGCTTATTCGTGACATTGATTCGCAAAAAGGACTTTACGCTGAGGCAGTCTTACTCGGTTCACGTTATCAAGGATTATTTCGCGTCATTCCAACGCGCTACATCTTGGCGTTACTACTCAATGAAAAAGCAGAAAAGGCCGAACGTCATGCACTAGAAGAACAATACGATGTTCTTAAAGCAGCTGAGATTGTGGCTAGCAGATTGGAGAACAAAGTACGCAATCAAAATGATGGAGGTTATTTTTATGAGGATTAA
- a CDS encoding phosphotransferase enzyme family protein: MTKSVGQPSYLAQVRRLRALAVEVAKLYPFKIKALEFIKYSANAIFKITDTQNKQYVLRINPIEHHTHQAILEEIRWLNHITNSTDLLVPKPVKTIDENYVVKTDIPSNRFCMVFEWLPGKKRWNSINEQYAYELGTMIAQLQKSGQVIEMQHRNYWLTEGLAGTDKARFYNLEQLTDVSIEEQKHITTARKLVYEQLKQYEMVHKDKTGVIHSDVQPNNILVHQGHYSVIDFDECGIGFYGDDLAVALGAFEHVAEGNKHKSFTKLKESLFNGYSRYMPLSEEDIQLNPYFMLARRLMTIAWLEAQKNNPGLRYYYPIAIERAIQFLQQLDNKKL, from the coding sequence ATGACAAAATCAGTTGGACAGCCCTCTTATCTAGCCCAGGTCAGAAGACTGAGAGCTCTGGCTGTTGAAGTTGCCAAACTCTATCCATTTAAGATTAAAGCACTCGAGTTTATTAAATACAGTGCCAATGCCATATTTAAAATAACTGATACTCAAAACAAACAATACGTCCTCAGAATTAACCCAATTGAACATCATACCCACCAGGCCATTTTAGAAGAAATCAGGTGGCTAAATCACATTACTAATTCAACAGATTTACTTGTGCCAAAACCTGTAAAAACGATTGATGAAAACTATGTCGTTAAAACAGATATTCCTTCGAACAGATTTTGCATGGTTTTTGAATGGTTGCCTGGCAAAAAAAGATGGAATAGCATCAATGAACAATATGCCTATGAGCTGGGAACAATGATTGCCCAATTGCAAAAAAGTGGACAAGTCATAGAGATGCAGCATCGTAATTATTGGCTGACAGAGGGACTGGCTGGCACGGATAAAGCTAGATTCTACAATCTGGAACAATTAACAGATGTTTCTATCGAAGAACAAAAACATATCACTACAGCAAGAAAACTTGTTTATGAACAATTGAAACAATATGAAATGGTTCATAAAGATAAAACAGGAGTAATACACTCTGATGTACAACCGAATAATATTCTTGTTCATCAAGGACATTATTCAGTGATTGATTTTGATGAATGCGGGATTGGTTTTTACGGAGATGATCTGGCTGTAGCATTAGGCGCTTTTGAACATGTTGCCGAGGGGAATAAGCATAAGAGTTTTACGAAATTAAAAGAATCTTTATTCAACGGCTATTCCAGGTATATGCCATTATCTGAGGAAGATATTCAATTAAACCCATATTTCATGCTTGCTAGAAGATTAATGACTATAGCCTGGCTTGAAGCTCAAAAAAATAACCCTGGCCTGAGATACTATTATCCTATAGCCATAGAGAGAGCCATACAATTTTTGCAACAATTAGATAATAAAAAATTATAA
- a CDS encoding conjugal transfer protein TraG N-terminal domain-containing protein has product MVVFSPLSLYTTYLGWQQYEVLFNALWQTGLLYLGFLMVAYRFLKNVLAPAGSTHHAAEHALNNFLYELAMTFLICGIFVYPCVPLEEKALSFKPMCGIKKGSDAKTSTLKDTGTTYDEAFADVLTPSVKMPIGFAILQNYMTGITYGLMKVTGCTDSLQAIEGDLISTYLPTEVREQALKFHRQCFLEARNSYHNEPYDKAKVKEILKKYGGEEDLKWIGSKVYQTLYYGKIHARQPVPGFSFKEAPNSNLEKAAQRGDIDSKHLPEEGYPTCNQWWGKLKTDLVKVANEASVFDSHLNYFAVLDRVRTFKTNHPKAWGSQLSSEDYIAKMLLNDSRDMQANSVKNLMDNTNGAFGGAISHGLVNMGQWTKSWTSTPLKREAIMQTLPVMQAFLYFFLIIITPVVLALSGYNPKALGSICGLFIMAIFMQYLWHLVGFVERSVLDPLGQNDAVSAMRNAAVLFYFIAPMLLLRVSSHFGGEAGAALTGLVAASGEQSDKVARSGAQVMEQGARIARMGK; this is encoded by the coding sequence ATGGTAGTTTTTAGTCCATTATCCCTCTACACCACTTATTTAGGTTGGCAGCAATATGAGGTGTTGTTCAATGCCCTGTGGCAAACAGGGCTACTTTATCTTGGCTTTCTCATGGTGGCATATCGATTTTTGAAAAATGTCCTGGCTCCAGCCGGATCCACTCATCATGCAGCTGAACATGCATTGAATAATTTTCTTTACGAACTGGCCATGACATTCTTAATATGTGGAATCTTTGTTTATCCCTGTGTGCCTTTAGAAGAAAAAGCATTGAGCTTTAAACCTATGTGCGGGATTAAAAAAGGTTCAGATGCAAAGACCTCTACTTTAAAAGATACAGGTACTACTTATGATGAAGCATTTGCAGATGTATTGACCCCTAGTGTCAAAATGCCTATAGGATTTGCCATTTTGCAAAACTATATGACTGGGATCACTTATGGCTTAATGAAAGTAACAGGGTGTACCGATAGCTTACAAGCCATCGAAGGCGATTTAATTTCCACGTATCTACCAACAGAAGTTCGGGAACAAGCCCTAAAATTTCATAGGCAATGTTTTTTGGAAGCCAGAAATAGTTATCACAATGAACCATATGACAAGGCCAAGGTAAAAGAAATCCTGAAAAAATATGGTGGTGAAGAAGATCTGAAATGGATAGGTTCAAAAGTCTATCAAACTCTGTATTACGGAAAAATTCATGCCCGACAACCTGTACCAGGATTTAGTTTTAAAGAGGCTCCGAATAGCAATTTGGAAAAGGCTGCTCAACGAGGTGATATTGATTCAAAACACTTGCCAGAGGAAGGTTATCCAACATGTAATCAATGGTGGGGTAAACTAAAAACAGATTTGGTGAAAGTCGCTAATGAAGCCAGTGTTTTTGATAGCCATTTGAATTATTTCGCTGTGTTAGACAGAGTTCGGACTTTTAAAACTAACCATCCCAAAGCGTGGGGATCGCAATTAAGTTCAGAAGATTACATCGCCAAAATGCTGCTTAATGATAGCCGTGATATGCAAGCCAACAGTGTTAAAAATCTTATGGATAATACTAATGGTGCATTCGGTGGTGCCATATCGCATGGACTGGTTAACATGGGGCAATGGACAAAATCATGGACTTCTACTCCATTAAAACGAGAAGCAATAATGCAAACACTCCCCGTGATGCAAGCCTTCCTTTATTTTTTTCTTATTATTATCACTCCTGTAGTTCTTGCCTTAAGTGGATATAACCCTAAAGCCTTAGGCAGCATATGCGGACTTTTTATCATGGCGATTTTTATGCAATACCTCTGGCATCTTGTGGGTTTCGTTGAACGGAGTGTTCTTGATCCCCTAGGCCAAAACGATGCGGTATCTGCCATGAGAAATGCGGCTGTACTGTTTTATTTTATCGCACCTATGTTGCTCTTAAGAGTATCTAGCCATTTTGGTGGAGAGGCAGGTGCAGCATTAACAGGGTTAGTAGCAGCATCAGGTGAGCAAAGTGATAAGGTGGCTCGTTCGGGAGCACAAGTTATGGAGCAAGGAGCAAGAATCGCCCGTATGGGAAAATAA
- the traD gene encoding type IV conjugative transfer system coupling protein TraD — protein sequence MTNYPVENLLREPTEIYTSITCTALALLAVTKPHLFLLTQGMGYYAGVSLGCLSLVRGWQAFKIKRYHRRLITMPYYALSTIQVPLSQKWLFVGKGFRWFPHHTQRLHQIKQIKNESFMQRGKCYRAVREFCQNHEKTILAKLLSSSSKLNPFRPDPPVGGSPYLHGLGEKDSSVYIPQDVRVGHTFVVGTTRVGKTRLASILINQDIRNGDAVIVVDPKGDLDLVRDMYAACEASGRLEDFRIVHLGFPELSAHYNPLKNYDQVSEVPTRITDAIAAEGEGKQFAAFAWKYVNIVAICLEDMQQPITYKSIAFYISRLDQLLMAYSDTIMPNHYPDYNDQIEAILTNYEERQSRKNKNTAPMDRPKAVAEYLKNYINKTIAAGNVESLHDQVLIDLYDAAIMDKHYYDKITASVGPVLSEINKSNASAIFSFNKSPNEIELMTAIKEKKVIYIGLDSLTNPNIAQAVGKAFLSDLVSTAGKIYKESNANYRLNLHCDELSEIIQDSFVKILNKAGGAGFQVTAYAQTIQDMEVSLGSKAKAAVTEGNFNTLIMLRVKNEETANLLVKALPQVGVVDHTQVSMVNDTPNGEDGIYFNTTNEDRVQTTSVPMVDVNDLISLPKGQAFILVNGGELYKIRIPLPSNNKRSIKNFTNITNLVNGVRF from the coding sequence ATGACTAATTATCCTGTTGAAAATCTGTTACGTGAGCCAACCGAGATCTATACCAGTATTACTTGTACTGCCCTTGCCTTACTTGCTGTTACGAAACCGCATTTATTTTTATTAACCCAAGGCATGGGATATTACGCAGGAGTGAGTCTAGGTTGTTTAAGTTTAGTCAGAGGATGGCAAGCCTTTAAAATCAAACGCTATCATCGTCGATTAATTACTATGCCGTATTATGCATTATCAACCATTCAAGTGCCCTTATCTCAAAAATGGCTATTTGTTGGCAAAGGGTTTCGTTGGTTCCCCCATCACACCCAGCGCTTGCATCAGATTAAACAAATAAAGAATGAATCATTTATGCAAAGAGGAAAATGCTACAGAGCAGTAAGAGAATTTTGCCAAAACCATGAAAAAACAATATTGGCAAAACTGTTAAGTAGTTCATCTAAACTAAATCCTTTCAGACCAGATCCACCTGTAGGTGGTAGCCCTTATCTGCATGGATTAGGTGAAAAGGATAGTTCAGTTTATATACCTCAGGACGTGCGTGTAGGTCATACCTTTGTTGTAGGTACAACACGGGTCGGAAAAACAAGGTTGGCCAGTATTCTGATTAATCAGGATATCCGAAATGGTGATGCAGTGATTGTAGTAGATCCCAAGGGGGATCTAGATCTAGTACGTGACATGTACGCAGCCTGCGAAGCATCAGGACGTCTAGAGGATTTTCGTATAGTGCATTTAGGATTTCCCGAGTTATCAGCCCATTACAATCCCTTAAAAAATTATGATCAGGTAAGCGAAGTTCCAACACGAATAACTGATGCAATTGCTGCAGAAGGAGAAGGCAAACAATTCGCAGCCTTCGCATGGAAATACGTTAACATAGTCGCAATTTGCTTAGAGGATATGCAACAACCCATCACCTATAAATCAATAGCATTCTACATCAGCCGACTAGATCAACTACTCATGGCCTATTCAGACACCATCATGCCAAACCACTATCCTGATTATAATGATCAGATAGAGGCTATCCTAACCAACTATGAAGAACGCCAAAGCCGTAAAAATAAAAATACAGCTCCTATGGATAGACCCAAAGCAGTTGCTGAGTACTTAAAAAATTATATAAATAAAACTATCGCTGCAGGAAATGTAGAAAGCCTCCATGATCAAGTTCTAATAGATCTGTATGATGCTGCGATCATGGATAAACATTATTATGACAAAATTACCGCAAGCGTGGGGCCCGTTTTATCTGAGATCAATAAAAGTAACGCTTCTGCTATTTTCTCATTTAACAAAAGTCCTAATGAAATTGAATTAATGACTGCAATTAAAGAAAAAAAAGTCATTTACATAGGCCTAGATAGTCTGACTAATCCGAATATAGCCCAAGCAGTGGGTAAAGCATTCTTATCAGATTTAGTCTCTACTGCAGGAAAGATCTATAAAGAAAGTAATGCCAATTATCGTTTAAATCTACATTGTGATGAGTTATCAGAAATCATACAGGATTCGTTCGTAAAAATTCTCAATAAAGCTGGTGGTGCTGGCTTTCAAGTAACCGCCTATGCGCAAACTATACAAGATATGGAAGTCTCTCTTGGCTCAAAAGCTAAAGCAGCAGTAACCGAGGGTAATTTTAATACTCTGATTATGCTTAGAGTTAAAAATGAGGAAACCGCTAATTTATTGGTTAAAGCCTTACCTCAAGTTGGTGTCGTCGATCATACTCAAGTATCTATGGTTAATGATACTCCAAATGGAGAGGATGGAATTTATTTTAATACTACAAATGAAGATCGTGTACAAACTACCTCTGTACCCATGGTTGACGTAAATGACCTTATTTCTTTACCTAAGGGGCAGGCATTTATTTTGGTGAATGGAGGCGAACTTTATAAAATTCGAATTCCGTTACCATCGAATAATAAAAGATCAATTAAAAACTTCACCAACATTACTAATCTAGTCAATGGTGTTAGGTTTTAA